Below is a genomic region from Paenibacillus rhizovicinus.
GGCTCAGCAAATACCGGATATCCTCACGCCGGGTCGGAAATTTCGCATCCGGACGGTTCTCATGCGCCAGCGAATCCACGAGCAGCACTTCCGGATTGCGTTCCACGATCGCATCCAAATTCAAATCCTTCTTTTCCACGTCGCCTTTCATCCAATGGATGCTCGGAATACGCTCTAAATCCGCGAGCTGTTCAACGGTTTCCGGACGGCGCATCGTCGAAACGGCGCACACGACTACCTCGATCCCCTGCTGCTTGAGCGCTTGCCCCTCGCGCAGCATATGATAGGTTTTTCCGGAGCCGCTGACGGCGCCGATATAGATTTTTAGTCGTCCGCGATGGATTTTAGAAATGGATAATAACAATTCCTCCGGAGTTTTACGCCGGTAGCCGGCCATAACAACAAGCCCCTTTCCTGCCCTATACCTATAAATTTACATTCTTCCTTGAAACTTATGCTCCATATGAAAACGAACATCAAAAAGAAGCCAACGAAAAACGGCCTCTATCTAGAGGAACGCCCCTCGCGGCTTCTTGGCACAGATATAAAAAAGTGTCCATTTGCACGCACATTCGTCGCCTCTCTCGGATCGCTTACGAGGTTAGCTGTCGGATTCGGACTTGAGAGCTGCCCTACCCGAGCTTGGCGGCCGCGGCTGCCTTGCTCAGGATTCACCCCAGGCGCAAGCTCCGAAGAAGATCTTCAGATACTTGGCATGCCATTGGTTCCCCCGTTTTCCACTGCTCGGAAATTCAGCGTGATCAATTACATCGTTTAAGCACGAATCGTATGTTACGCTTGCCGTCGCCTTTTGTAAAGGAAGTTCGTACGCACTCCGCTCGCGTATGCAGTCAACCGTGCCAGATATAACGCTTACAAATGAAGCGATCTCCAGCATCCTCCCGCATCCTCACTATATGGCTGTTTTTCGCAAAATCGGACAGCAGCGGAGGCCGATCAACGCCGCATTCGCCTATTCCCTGCCAAATGATCAAGGAATCCGGCTGCACGCATCCGCTTCGGCCTTCCACGTACACTAGATTAGACATTTCCGGTCGCCATCTCGATGCCCCGCAGCAGCAGGCCGATCAGGAAGCCACATAGCGCACCGTTCACGCGGATCCACTGCAAATCCTGCCCGACCTTGTCTTCGATCAGTTCGACGAGCTGGTCGTTGTCGAGACGGTCCAGGTTCTCCCTGACGAAGGAGCCGATCCGCACATGATTGCGCTCGATCAGCGCCGCGGCCTGGCCCTTGAGCCATTGCTCGGCATCGTCGACCAGCGCTTCGTTCTCTTCGAACCGGTTCATCAACCCTTCAATAAAAGGCCATGTCGTCGTCGTAAAAGCTTCGCCGTGCAGGAAGTCGATTCCCTTCTCCCGCAGGAGCTCAACCAGCTTGTACAGCTCGCCTTCAATATCGAAAGCGTTCAGCAGCTCGTCGCGCATGGCGTCAAGCTGGCCGGATGCCGCCAATTGCGTAATCAGCAGGTCCAGCGCTTCGCGCAGCTTGCTCATGACGACAAGCCGGCGCTGCGTGTCCGGGATCTTCAGCTCATTGATCTTGGCAAGGATGAACGACTGCAGCATCGTTCCGAGCTTATCCTCTTCCAGGTAGCCGACGAACGCATTGACCGCGAACGCCATCAGGCCGCCCAGGTTCAGCCCTTTAATGAGCGTCATGACCGCGCTGCCGAGCTCGCGGCGCATGCCTTCCGTGGCAACCCACGTTTCCGCGCGTTCTAACAGCATGTCGAGCATCCGTTCGTCCATGCCGTTCTCCTCCGCCTTCCGCAGGAAGCTGCGAAGCGCGGCCTCGAGATCGATCCGCCGCACGGCCGCCTGAATCTCTCCGGCCAGCATCGGAACGAAGCGTTCCGCGTCGACGCTGCGAACCACGCCTTCCAATAGATGCGGAAGCCGTTCACTGTGCACCGCCGAATGCAGCGCGCCGCGGACGGCGGGCAGCAGCTGCCCCATCAGTTCGAACTGCTTCAGCTTCTCGAGCATGCTCTCTTTGGCAAGCAGCCGGTCCTCCAGCACGCGCACGATGCCCTCGGACATCTTCTTCCGATTGCGCGGCAGCAGCGCCGTATGCGGAATCGGAATGCCCAGCGGATGGCGGAACAGCGCCGTCACCGCAAACCAGTCCGCAAGCCCCCCGATGACGCCGGCTTCAAAACCCGCGTGCAGCAGCCCGAGTCCCCCGCCGCGGAACGGAATAGTCGCAGCAAAACCAGCCGCCATCACCCCGAGCGATATATTGGCAAAATGTTTATTTTTCTTCGATTCGTTCGCCATATTCTTCCTCCTAGGATTGCTACTTACACCATACCACTATGAGGGAACCTGTTGCAAAACATCTGCGCGAACCGACGGGCCTTAGCGGCCGGCAACCCGCACGGCTGGTGAAGCTATGCAAGGCCATGTAACTACTACATGTGGTCTTTCCGTCGGACCCAGGTGAACCGTAATTACTACCTTCCGCATTCAGCCGTCAAAATATGACGATATGTCTATCATTTCAACAAACACTGACTAGATACATCTATAAAGAAGTTATATCCGACTTCAAGCTAACTTCAGGCAAATAGTAAGGAAGAACGCACAACGTAAAGTGTGTCCGCATGCGGACGAAAACAAGCCCTCCTCAAACGTCAGTTCGAAGAAGGCCGGGATGGCGGGCACGGCAACCTCCAGGCCCAGGGCGGAGCGGAACCCTTGGGGTCCCTTATGCATGGGGAGTTCCAGGGGGTGTGACACACTTTAGGGTATGGCTAGGAAAGATGTGCTGCCGACTCTAACGAACCGTATACGTCTTATACCAACAAAATAATCATCTGAATCCGGCTAAGGAATCCAGCACGCCTTATTAAGGCAAAAATGACTCGCAGGCAGGTCCAAAAGGCCAACTAGCGCTGCTGGGATTCGTTAGAATGTAAGAAGCAGAATATAAGGGCAAATAACGCCAACTCGATTCGTTAGCATCGGAGACATGATTCAAAGCGGCTAGCGTTCAACTGATGGCTGGCCAATAGCTAATAAGGACGCCGCCTGAAAGTGTGTCCGCATGCGGACGAAAACGAGCCCTCCTCAAACGTAACTCGAAGAAAGCCAATGTAGCACACACGACAAATTTCCGGGTCCAGGGACGGAGCCCCTGGGGTCCCCCTTAGGCAAGGGGGATTTAGGGGGTTGTGAAACGCTTTTGAACCGCTTTTGAAAGCTTCTGACCTAGACACTAAGAAAAGTAAAGTGTGTCCGCATGCGGACAAAAACGAGCCCTCCTCAAACGTTAGTTCGAAGAAAGCCAATGTAGCACACACGACAAATTTCCGGGTCCAGGGACGGAGCCCCTGGGGTCCCCCTTAGGCAAGGGGATTTAGGGGGTTGTGAAACGCTTTTTGAAGGTTTTGAACCGCTTTTAAAAGGTTGTAGAACGCTTTTGACCTAATTTTAAACGTTATTAAATAAAAAAAAGGAGGGTCAAAGGGGCCCCGCCCCCTCACCGCTCCGCGAGGAATTGCTGCCGATACTCCGTAGGCGTCACGTTCATCTTCTTGCGGAACACCTGCGTGAAATGCCGGACGTCCCCATAGCCAATCCGCTCGGCAATGTCCGCAAGCTTCAAACCGTGCTGCTGCAGCAGCTCCTTCGCCTGCTCAATGCGCAGGCTTATCACGTACTCCTTGTACCCCTGCCCCGTCTTCTGCTTGAACAATTGGCTGAAGTAAATGGGATTCAGGAACACGACGGACGCCACCTTCTCGAGCGACAGCTCCTCGTTGTAGTGCGCCTTCAAGTACTGCAGCGCCACGTCGATAGCATGGTCGCTGCTGCCCTCGGTCCGATCCGCGCCGGGTATGGAAGCAGCTTGACGCAGCCGCTTCACTTCCTGCGCGATCCGTTGAAAGTCGGTGATCGTGCCGGACTGCGTAATATGGAACGGCACCTTGAGATAGTGGCGGAGATGCGTCTTCAGCTCCGTGAGCATCGCTTCTACGCCCGCCGGGTTCGAGAAATGAACGATGGCCAGCAAGGTCTGCCGGTCGAAATTGACGACGAACCCCTGGCCATGCCGGTCCACCAGTTCAGACAGCACGTTCTCGATAATAAAATGCTCTAGATGTACCGGTTTGACCGCCTCTTCGATGTGCGCAAGCACGAGGTGGAAGTTCGGATATTTCTCAAAAATCGGCGCAATGTCCAGGTTGCCGATATCCAGCCCCGTCGCAAGCCGCTGGAACACCGCTTCGCGCAGATACTTCAAGTTCTGACGCAGCATATCCCCTTCCAGCGACATCTCGGTCTCCGCCTGCGTCTCCAGGGCCAACTGCTCCATCAGCTCGATGAGCCGCTGCTTGCCGATCGGCTTAAGCAGATAGTCGCGCGCGCCAAGCCGCACCGCCTCCTGGGCATAGGAGAATTCGGAATGCGCCGAAATGACGACCCATTTCACCTGCGGATATTTGCGGCGCGACATCTTCATGAATTCCAGACCGTTGATGCCCGGCATTAAAATATCCGTCAGCACGATATCGATCGGCCGGCTTTCCAGGATGCCGACCGCCTCCTCGGCCGAGCCGGCCAGATGGATCGTATAAGCGGGAAAAGCCCGCTTGATCGTGCGTTTAACACCTTCACGGATAACGCTCTCGTCATCCGCGATAAGGATGTTCACTGCCATGCAAGGCTCCTCCTTCCTTCTGCGGCAGGATCGGGATCGTAATGATCGCCGTCGTCCCGCGATTCCGTTCGCTGATTAATTCCAGTCCGTACGCGCCGCCGAACATATGCTGAAGGCGCCGCTGCAGATTGACCAGACCGATGCCGCCCTCTTGCCGTTCCGATTCCTCGTTCACATCCTGGACCGTGTCGTCCTTCGCCCGTTTCAGCGTCGCGTTCAGCTCGGCGAGCGTCGCGGCATCCATGCCGATACCGTTATCCGCGACCATGATGCGCAGCTGGCGATCCTCTTCCTCCATATAGACGCGCAGCACCCCCGCCCGGTCGACAAGCGGCTCCAGGCCGTGCTTCACGGCGTTTTCGATCACGGGCTGCAGCGTCATTTTGGGAACGGCGATGTTCGACCACGCTTCACCGACATCCACGTCGACCGTCAAGCGCCCTTCCAGGCGGGTTACGATAATCGTCAAATAATGCTCGATCTGTTCGGTTTCCTCGCGAAGCGTGACGGCCGCGCCATCCACCCAGTGGCTGCTGTAGCGGAACAACCGGGATAGCGACAGCACGACTTCCCCGAGCCGGTCATGGCCTTTCTCGTCCAGCATCCAATAAATCATGTCGAGCGTGTTATACAGGAAATGCGGGTTGACCTGCGATTGCAAAGCCTGAAGCTCCGCATTCTTCTCGCTGATCGAGGATACCTTTACCCGCTCGATCAGCTCCGCGATCCGATTAACCATTTGATTGAAGGACGCGACCAGAATATTGATTTCCCGATAGGACGTTACGTTAAGCGAGCCGCGGAAATTCCCGATTTCGACCTGCTTCATCTCGGAAATCAACCGTTTCAGCGGCGACGAGAGCGTGCGCGAGAAGATCGACGCGAGCAGCACGGAGAACACGACGAGGATGGCGCCGACGATGATCAGGAATCGCTTCGTCTCCGTCAACTCCACGTTCAGATCCCGGTCCGGCGTCACGCTAAGCACCGTCCAATCCGCGAACGGCAGCTGCGAAGCGACGACCAGCCGCTTGTCATGCTCCTCGACGACCGGCACGCCGTTCTGCGGACGCGGCAGTTTCGCCAGCCAAGCGGGGTCCCAATGGAAAGCCGTAGCGGATATAATATCCCCCTTGCTGTTCATCAGGAAAACCTCGCTGTGCGCGCCGAGCTTCAAATTGTCCATTGCGGCGGTGATTGCCTGCGGATCCGTCTCGAACAAGGCTACGCCGATCGGCCGATGATTGTTGAGATCGTATATCGGCCGCCCGAACGCGAACACGTCGCGGTCGTCGACCTGATCGATGATGGAATGATCGAACACGCCGAGCCACTGCATATCGCCGGTCGAAGCCGAGATCACGCCATACCAGCCGGTCGACCTGTACTCCGGATTAATGACATTGGCATAATTCCCGTAATTATAGACTTTCCCTTTATCCGTCAGCACATGAATGCCGATGATGTCCTCCTGCGACAAGAACGCGGCTCCCAATATATTGGTAATTGCCTGCTCATTAAAATAATCGACAGCAGGGCTGTCGATTTGAGGATTGCTCAATATGCGAGTGAGGTCGGTATTGCCGGTTACGGATTTGGATAAGCTGTCATACCCTTTCAGAAGAAGATCGAACAGGCCTGCCGTCTGCGATACGTTCTGCTTCGAGAGGCTGCTGATCTTCTCATGAAATTGCACCGTCGTTCGGTTGTAGTACAGGACGCTGACCGTAAGCACGATCGCGGACATGCTCACCAGGAAAAGCACGAACAGTCGATATTGTATGGAATGAAAACCGCGCGTCACGCCGTTACCGCCTTTCCAAGGCAGCATTCCTTCTTGCTTACCCTTTATACTTCACGCTGTGTAAGTAACCCTCTAAGCTTAACCTTTAACCGCTCCCGCTACCATACCTTTCGTAATGCGTTCGGAAAGAATGAAGTACACGAGCAATACCGGCAGCGCGCCGAGGATAAGGAATGCGCCGATTGCACCGTAGTTGACGTTGTACTGACTCACGAACGTGTAGATGCCGAACGGGAGAGTTTTCAACTTCTCCGACGAGATAAACGTCGCGGCCATGATGTATTCGTTCCAAATCGTAATGAACGTCAAGATGATGACCGTCATGATCGGCGGCACCGATACCGGCAGAATGATACTGCGGAAGATCCGATAAACGCTGGCGCCGTCCATGAACGCCGATTCTTCGATCTCGGCCGGAATGCCTCGCATGAAGCCGCTCAGAATGAAGACCGAGATCGGCGTCGAGAAGGCGACGTACGGGAGAATGAGCGCCCAGCGCGTATCCAGGATGTGAATGTTCTTGAAGATGACCATCAGCGGCAGCAGCGTCGCCGACATCGGAATCATCATGCCCATCAGGAAGATGAGCGTGACGATCGGACCGTATTTCCATTTAAAGCGCGAGATCGCGTAAGCGACCATCGAGCTGAAGACGATGACGCACAGCAGCGTCACGCAAGTAACGAGCACGCTGTTGCCGAGATATTGCAAGTAATGTCCGCTCGTGTAGGCGGCTTTATAGTTAGCCCATTGCGGCGTCGTCGGCATCGAGAAGAAGCTGCCTCCGAGAATCTGATCGTTCGTTTTGAGCGAGTACAGAACCAGCCAAAACAATGGATAAATTTGCGTGATAACGAGGATCGCCAGAAGCAAATACACGACCCATTTGGATATTGACTTCATGATTGCCGTTCTCCCTTCTAGCTGTACTTCTCTTCGACTTTTTTGAACACGGCGTTGATAATAACCGTAACGACCAGACACAAGACAACGAGGAATGTAGCAAGAGCGCTTCCGTAACCGTATTGGTAGGACGTGAAGGAGCTGTTGTACATGAGCGTCGCAATCGTATCCGTCGCGTGCGCGGGACCGCCGCCAGTCATGACCCATACGAGGTCGAACGACTGCAAAGAGCCGATAAACGCGAGTACGATAGAAATTTTGAAGATCGGAACGGCCATTGGAAACGTGATGTACCAGTCAGATTTGAAGCCCTCGGCGCCGTCGATCTTGGCAGCCTCGTACACTTCTTGCGGGATGTTCTGCACGCCCGTGAATTGAATGAGCAGGTGATAACCGAAATATTGCCACAACGATACGATATACAGGCAATACATCGCGATTTTCGGCTCCGTGAGCCAGTTGTGCGTCCAGCTGTCAAGACCTAACGAGTTCAGAATGCCGTTCAGCATACCGCCCATTTCCGTCGGGTTGTAGACTGTTTTCCACAATTGGCCGATGATGACGGTGGACAGAACGACAGGTACGAAGTAGAGCGAGACGAGCGTGTTCGCTTTCTTGACATAACGGTTCATCAATGCCGCGATAAACAAGCAAATCGGAATTTCAAGCATGGAGAACACTGCGTACATCAGGGTGTGTCGGACAGCCGGCCAGAAGTGCGCGTCGTGCGCGAACATCGTCTTAAAGTTATCGATCCCGATGTGCTTCGCCGCATTGATGCCGTCCCATTCGAGCGTGCTGTCGTAAACCGAAACGATGATGGGAACAAACACGAGACCGATGTAAATAAGTAGACACGGCAGGACGAATACTGCGATTGTACGGGCCGGTACTTTTAAAACATTCACTGGGGTTGCCTCCTGATTCATGGAAAAGTATGAAGCAACGATCACGGCTTCCGTGAAGGCCGCCGCGATGCTGCTTCGTAGGACAAAGCCAATGGGCGGGCAGAGCCGCCGAAGCGACTTGCCCGCCACCGACTTCGGTGCGTTTTTGGACGATTCTTACTTGTTAGCGTCGAATGCGGATTGGTGCTCGGCAGCTACTGCAGCCGGATCTACTTTCTGTACGAACATGTTTTGGATGCTGCTCAGGTGAGCTTGCGCTACGGCCGGTTTCATCGTGTTATCGAACGAGATGTCGCCGCCTTTAACGCCTTTGAACATTTCAAGCACGTCTTGCTGCAGTTGCGAGTAACCAGCCGCTTTGAAGTCACCGGCAATGATTTGGCCGCTGCCGACCGCGTTTTTCAGTTCGAATTGTTTCTTCGGCATTTCCGTCATGAAGTAGTTCAGGAAATCCTTCGTTGCTTGCAGGTGCTTGCTGTTAGCGGAGATCGCAAATGCGGATCCTGGCGCCAGCATGTATTGGTCCGGATCGCCTTTGCCGTTAACCGTTGGGAATTTGAATACGCCTACTTTAGGACCTACAGCCGAAGAGTCGACCGCGCCGGTTTCCCACGTACCCATGATCATCATAGCCGCTTTGCCTGTTTTGAAGATGTTGCCGCCCGTGTTGTAGTCGATGGACGTTGCGCCTTCTTCAAATGCTTTGGCTTGAATCAGATCCTGCATAGCTGTAACGGCCTCGATGAACGCTGGATCTTTAAACGTTTTCTTGCCGTCAACGACGTCTTGCAGGAAGCCTGGGCCGCCATTCGTGCGAAGCAGGATGTTCATGAACAGGAACGAACCCGTCCAGGAGTCTTTCTCGCCTTCGGCGATCGGCGTGATGTTCTTCGCGCGCAATGCTTTCACGTCCGCCAAGAATTCATCGAACGTCGTTGGAGGAGCCGTGATGCCCGCTTGCGCGAACAGGTCTTTATTGTAGTAGACGACTTCGATGTTGTTGCCGTCCGGCACGCCGTATGTGTTGCCGTCAGCGCTGTAGTAATCGAGCAGGCCTTTTTGGAACGTGTCTTTCAGGCCATTCTTATCGAGCATGTCGTTCAGTGGAGCAAGAACCTTAAGGTAAGGCTGCAGTTGAGCGGACGGGTTCACGATCGTGATGTCCGGCACTGTGTTAGAAGCCGCTTGCGTCTTCAATTTCAGCTTTTGTTGGTCCGTATTCATGGACTCGAGCGCGATCGTTACGTTCGGGTGATCTTTTTGGTATTGGTCCACGATCGCGTGGAGCATTTTGTAGGAAGGAGTCGCCGGATCCGGGTAGATGTTTTGGAAATTGATCGTAACTTTCTCGTCGCTTGCGCCTGTATTCGCGCCGCCCGCGTTCGTACCAGCGTTCGTGCCTGCATTGCCGGTATTTGTATTGTTGTTGTCGTTGTTTTTGTTACCGCATGCCGTCGCGCCTAGAAGCAACGCTGCCGCCGTCAGTGCAATCGCGGCTGTTTTTGTAGACTTTTTAACCATCTTTGAATCCCCCTTGGGTTAATATACGCTTATTATCATGTACCAACCTGTTTTCAACAATGCGCGAAATCAAGGGATGAGGTTTGCTTTTTTAAGGTGCTGAGGACCGAATATGAAGTTTTCCCACCTTCGTGCTATCATGAAAGAAGGATGGAAAAATAGACCTACGCTGATGAAGGAGATCGTTCATATGGAAGAAATCCGCAATATTTACTGCGTCGGGCGCAATTACGCGCTGCACGCAAAGGAGCTTGGCAACGACGTTCCGGAGGAGCCGATGATCTTCTCCAAGCCGACGCACGCGCTGCATCCGGCAAGCGGCAAGCTTGCCCTGCCCGGCACGATCGGGGAGATTCACTACGAGCTGGAGGTTGTCGTTCGGATCCGAACGGCATACAAGCCGGGCATGAAAGCGGACGAGCTCATCGACGGCATCGCGCTCGGCATCGACTTGACCGCGCGCGACGTGCAGTCGCAGCTCAAGGAGAAGCGCCACCCCTGGCTGCTGGCCAAAGGATTCATCGGCTCCGCCGTATTGGCGCCGTTCCAGCCGTTCGAGGGTGGAGAAGCATTCGAGAACTTGACCTTCAGCCTTATGAAAAACGAAGAAACCGTGCAAAGCGGCTCGCCGCGGGACATGATCTTCTCCCTGCAGCAGCTGATCGACTTCATCGGCACGCGCATGGGACTCGGCGCCGGCGACATTATCTACACCGGCACGCCGGCAGGCGTCGGCCCGCTTGCGGACGGCGATACGCTGGAGCTGAAGCTCGCTGCCGGCGGCAAGGAAGAGACGTTCGGTCCGCTGTACGTGGATTTGATCGAATAGCAGGAAGGGGCCGCCCCGGCGTCAATTCTTTGACGTCGGGGCGGCCCCTATTATTTTAGAAGGATGTACGTTGTTTCGGACAGCGCCGCTTCCGCTTGCTTACATCGATCGCCGGACGTTGAAGAC
It encodes:
- a CDS encoding response regulator → MNILIADDESVIREGVKRTIKRAFPAYTIHLAGSAEEAVGILESRPIDIVLTDILMPGINGLEFMKMSRRKYPQVKWVVISAHSEFSYAQEAVRLGARDYLLKPIGKQRLIELMEQLALETQAETEMSLEGDMLRQNLKYLREAVFQRLATGLDIGNLDIAPIFEKYPNFHLVLAHIEEAVKPVHLEHFIIENVLSELVDRHGQGFVVNFDRQTLLAIVHFSNPAGVEAMLTELKTHLRHYLKVPFHITQSGTITDFQRIAQEVKRLRQAASIPGADRTEGSSDHAIDVALQYLKAHYNEELSLEKVASVVFLNPIYFSQLFKQKTGQGYKEYVISLRIEQAKELLQQHGLKLADIAERIGYGDVRHFTQVFRKKMNVTPTEYRQQFLAER
- a CDS encoding fumarylacetoacetate hydrolase family protein encodes the protein MEEIRNIYCVGRNYALHAKELGNDVPEEPMIFSKPTHALHPASGKLALPGTIGEIHYELEVVVRIRTAYKPGMKADELIDGIALGIDLTARDVQSQLKEKRHPWLLAKGFIGSAVLAPFQPFEGGEAFENLTFSLMKNEETVQSGSPRDMIFSLQQLIDFIGTRMGLGAGDIIYTGTPAGVGPLADGDTLELKLAAGGKEETFGPLYVDLIE
- a CDS encoding carbohydrate ABC transporter permease translates to MNVLKVPARTIAVFVLPCLLIYIGLVFVPIIVSVYDSTLEWDGINAAKHIGIDNFKTMFAHDAHFWPAVRHTLMYAVFSMLEIPICLFIAALMNRYVKKANTLVSLYFVPVVLSTVIIGQLWKTVYNPTEMGGMLNGILNSLGLDSWTHNWLTEPKIAMYCLYIVSLWQYFGYHLLIQFTGVQNIPQEVYEAAKIDGAEGFKSDWYITFPMAVPIFKISIVLAFIGSLQSFDLVWVMTGGGPAHATDTIATLMYNSSFTSYQYGYGSALATFLVVLCLVVTVIINAVFKKVEEKYS
- a CDS encoding carbohydrate ABC transporter permease; this translates as MKSISKWVVYLLLAILVITQIYPLFWLVLYSLKTNDQILGGSFFSMPTTPQWANYKAAYTSGHYLQYLGNSVLVTCVTLLCVIVFSSMVAYAISRFKWKYGPIVTLIFLMGMMIPMSATLLPLMVIFKNIHILDTRWALILPYVAFSTPISVFILSGFMRGIPAEIEESAFMDGASVYRIFRSIILPVSVPPIMTVIILTFITIWNEYIMAATFISSEKLKTLPFGIYTFVSQYNVNYGAIGAFLILGALPVLLVYFILSERITKGMVAGAVKG
- a CDS encoding sensor histidine kinase → MLPWKGGNGVTRGFHSIQYRLFVLFLVSMSAIVLTVSVLYYNRTTVQFHEKISSLSKQNVSQTAGLFDLLLKGYDSLSKSVTGNTDLTRILSNPQIDSPAVDYFNEQAITNILGAAFLSQEDIIGIHVLTDKGKVYNYGNYANVINPEYRSTGWYGVISASTGDMQWLGVFDHSIIDQVDDRDVFAFGRPIYDLNNHRPIGVALFETDPQAITAAMDNLKLGAHSEVFLMNSKGDIISATAFHWDPAWLAKLPRPQNGVPVVEEHDKRLVVASQLPFADWTVLSVTPDRDLNVELTETKRFLIIVGAILVVFSVLLASIFSRTLSSPLKRLISEMKQVEIGNFRGSLNVTSYREINILVASFNQMVNRIAELIERVKVSSISEKNAELQALQSQVNPHFLYNTLDMIYWMLDEKGHDRLGEVVLSLSRLFRYSSHWVDGAAVTLREETEQIEHYLTIIVTRLEGRLTVDVDVGEAWSNIAVPKMTLQPVIENAVKHGLEPLVDRAGVLRVYMEEEDRQLRIMVADNGIGMDAATLAELNATLKRAKDDTVQDVNEESERQEGGIGLVNLQRRLQHMFGGAYGLELISERNRGTTAIITIPILPQKEGGALHGSEHPYRG
- a CDS encoding extracellular solute-binding protein encodes the protein MVKKSTKTAAIALTAAALLLGATACGNKNNDNNNTNTGNAGTNAGTNAGGANTGASDEKVTINFQNIYPDPATPSYKMLHAIVDQYQKDHPNVTIALESMNTDQQKLKLKTQAASNTVPDITIVNPSAQLQPYLKVLAPLNDMLDKNGLKDTFQKGLLDYYSADGNTYGVPDGNNIEVVYYNKDLFAQAGITAPPTTFDEFLADVKALRAKNITPIAEGEKDSWTGSFLFMNILLRTNGGPGFLQDVVDGKKTFKDPAFIEAVTAMQDLIQAKAFEEGATSIDYNTGGNIFKTGKAAMMIMGTWETGAVDSSAVGPKVGVFKFPTVNGKGDPDQYMLAPGSAFAISANSKHLQATKDFLNYFMTEMPKKQFELKNAVGSGQIIAGDFKAAGYSQLQQDVLEMFKGVKGGDISFDNTMKPAVAQAHLSSIQNMFVQKVDPAAVAAEHQSAFDANK
- a CDS encoding DUF445 domain-containing protein, coding for MANESKKNKHFANISLGVMAAGFAATIPFRGGGLGLLHAGFEAGVIGGLADWFAVTALFRHPLGIPIPHTALLPRNRKKMSEGIVRVLEDRLLAKESMLEKLKQFELMGQLLPAVRGALHSAVHSERLPHLLEGVVRSVDAERFVPMLAGEIQAAVRRIDLEAALRSFLRKAEENGMDERMLDMLLERAETWVATEGMRRELGSAVMTLIKGLNLGGLMAFAVNAFVGYLEEDKLGTMLQSFILAKINELKIPDTQRRLVVMSKLREALDLLITQLAASGQLDAMRDELLNAFDIEGELYKLVELLREKGIDFLHGEAFTTTTWPFIEGLMNRFEENEALVDDAEQWLKGQAAALIERNHVRIGSFVRENLDRLDNDQLVELIEDKVGQDLQWIRVNGALCGFLIGLLLRGIEMATGNV